A region of the Kribbella sp. NBC_01245 genome:
CGCAAGGTCCTTCGTTATCAGCGTGGGGGCATGCGGAGGGCGCCGTCGAGGCGGATGACCTCGCCGTTGAGCAGCTGGTTGGCGGCGACATGCTCGACCAGGGCGGCGAACTCGTCCGGCCGGCCGAGGCGCGACGGGTACGGGATCTGGGCTGCGAGCGCCTCCCGGACCTCCTCGGGGAAGCCGGCCAACATCGGCGTCTCCATCGTCCCAGGCGCGATCGTCACGACCCGAATCGCCTTGTCCGCAAGGTCTCTCGCCGCTGTCAGCGTCAGACCAACGATGCCACCCTTGCTAGCCGCGTACGCCGCTTGGCCAACCTGGCCGTCGTACGCCGCGATCGAAGCGGTCATCACCACGACGCCACGGTCACCGTCCTCGGTGGGCTCGAGAGCGGCCATCCGCTCGGCGGCCAGCCGCAGCACGTTGAACGTGCCGATCAGGTTGACCTCGATCACCTGG
Encoded here:
- a CDS encoding SDR family NAD(P)-dependent oxidoreductase, translated to MKFSPSDVALVTGGGSGLGEATVRRLAAAGLGVVICDLPSSAGKALAEELGDRVVFAPTDVTDEVAVAAALDQADGPLRLVVTCAGIGTPGRVIGRKGPLPLASFRQVIEVNLIGTFNVLRLAAERMAALEPTEDGDRGVVVMTASIAAYDGQVGQAAYAASKGGIVGLTLTAARDLADKAIRVVTIAPGTMETPMLAGFPEEVREALAAQIPYPSRLGRPDEFAALVEHVAANQLLNGEVIRLDGALRMPPR